One part of the Anopheles merus strain MAF chromosome 3L, AmerM5.1, whole genome shotgun sequence genome encodes these proteins:
- the LOC121598754 gene encoding general transcription factor 3C polypeptide 3-like has protein sequence MADSDVEYDASNVEIEELEVDEVDESDLSEFVEVQQHPAMVQTGSYNAPSTSSAGGNSSAQSESETDDENTHQREVLIKKLVAREITFSEYQARMQQDDDLDDEDAEVDQSHKKKTTFFQDYSNARRDVLRGNLQGSPRTEGKVTLRRQRRFLPAALQGLMGQANLCYARGDVRTAEDLCMEIIRQVPLAHEPFITLAQIHEMDDPEKYLQYSQIAAHLNPSDAEQWARVAEIFIDRGDIDEALKCYTRSIRANPKNIDMRLKRARLMETRDEKQAFKYYYNMLPFIPKEQADFLISIAKRVAEKFHKETNVSAALDAMQQAYRTAKEKFNMEDINLLVELLIANGHYRRALDILAVHANVELHNYDMGAAEGTQLSPNFSIDIPDDIVLDLRTKLAVVLVHLKCEQCFDKAIDDILTHIDPENAGDCYLDVAEALMNEEHYHQALRLLVPLIKSKKFSLAAVWLRYADCSRCIENYDEAIVGYEKVISLAHHLDARLALAALLKKQGKYDEALQALEQDPDKEYLDPEVLHERCLLLHEVGRYQQFLAAGFMLLARHCYQIRKRQDIAVLSHVKYHECKDRTPGEGVPDFVTGNDLSVETEWELVLRLLTVADELRDYTYYMKLVFTLQTSKRFYNYRPELQQLALTACIYNRDPTFGLNIIRDQIRPLFNLKGDAFAAKINHPQLWNLFNLVIFISGDVRYHRYLARVFFRSAGIGVYPKVLIANYHLNCSTYKYALNEYNKIYLVTNDPLHAMMIAVTLTQIACQKFTNKKQSLIAQANVFMEKYLTGRPEELRHEAFYNLGRMYHQLGLLHLAVDYYKRVLSFDSAVVKENPQYLDLKAEAAFNLSFIYKRSGNYELARKYLYEYIQV, from the exons ATGGCGGATAGTGATGTAGAATACGATGCTTCCAATGTGGAAATTGAGGAATTGGAGGTGGATGAAGTTGATGAATCAGATCTATCGGAGTTTGTCGAAGTGCAACAGCATCCGGCGATGGTGCAAACCGGTTCGTATAATGCTCCCTCCACTTCATCTGCCGGTGGGAACTCTTCCGCCcaatcggaatcggaaacCGACGATGAAAATACACACCAGCGAGAGGTTTTGATCAAGAAGCTTGTTGCACGGGAAATTACATTCTCCGAGTATCAGGCGCGCATGCAGCAGGATGACGACCTGGATGACGAAGATGCCGAGGTTGATCAGAGTCATAAGAAAAAGACCACTTTCTTTCAGGACTACAGCAATGCACGGCGTGATGTTTTGAGAGGTAACTTGCAAGGATCTCCAAGAACGGAGGGCAAGGTGACATTGCGTCGCCAGCGACGGTTTCTTCCAGCGGCCCTGCAAGGTTTAATGGGGCAGGCAAACCTTTGCTATGCAAGGGGTGACGTGCGCACGGCGGAAGATCTGTGTATGGAAATTATCCGACAAGTTCCGTTGGCTCACGAACCATTCATAACGCTCGCACAGATACACGAGATGGACGATCCGGAAAAGTATCTGCAGTATTCGCAAATTGCGGCCCACTTAAACCCTTCCGATGCGGAGCAGTGGGCACGTGTGGCGGAAATATTTATCGACCGCGGCGATATTGACGAAGCGCTGAAATGCTACACACGAAGCATAAGAGCCAATCCGAAAAATATCGACATGCGTCTAAAGCGAGCACGTCTAATGGAGACAAGAGACGAAAAGCAAGCGTTCAAATACTACTACAACATGCTACCCTTTATCCCTAAGGAACAGGCCGATTTTCTTATCAGTATCGCCAAACGGGTGGCAGAAAAATTCCACAAGGAAACCAACGTCAGTGCTGCGCTGGATGCAATGCAGCAGGCGTACAGAACGGCCAAGGAGAAGTTTAACATGGAGGACATTAATCTGCTGGTTGAATTGTTAATAGCCAACGGTCACTACCGTCGAGCGTTAGATATTCTAGCAGTACACGCCAACGTAGAACTCCACAACTACGATATGGGAGCTGCTGAGGGAACCCAGCTGAGTCCTAATTTTTCCATTGATATACCGGATGACATAGTGCTCGATCTGCGTACGAAGCTAGCAGTCGTGCTTGTGCATCTGAAGTGTGAACAGTGTTTCGATAAAGCCATAGACGACATTCTGACACATATCGATCCGGAGAACGCTGGCGATTGCTATCTGGATGTTGCTGAAGCGCTGATGAACGAAGAACACTACCACCAGGCTCTTCGGCTGCTGGTGCCATTGATTAAGAGTAAAAAGTTCTCGCTTGCTGCAGTCTGGTTGCGGTACGCTGATTGTTCGCGATGCATAGAAAACTACGATGAGGCTATTGTCGGATATGAGAAG GTGATTTCCCTTGCGCATCATCTAGACGCCCGGTTGGCGCTGGCTGCTTTGCTTAAAAAGCAAGGCAAATACGATGAAGCACTGCAAGCACTGGAACAAGATCCAGACAAAGAATATCTCGATCCCGAGGTACTGCATGAACGatgtctgctgctgcacgaAGTAGGTCGCTACCAACAGTTTCTAGCGGCCGGTTTTATGCTACTGGCGCGTCATTGCTATCAGATCCGGAAGCGTCAAGATATTGCGGTTCTATCGCATGTGAAATATCATGAGTGTAAAGATCGGACTCCTGGCGAGGGTGTTCCAGATTTCGTAACCGGGAACGATTTGTCGGTTGAGACTGAGTGGGAACTTGTGCTGCGCTTACTGACCGTGGCTGACGAGCTTCGCGACTATACCTACTACATGAAGTTGGTATTTACCTTGCAGACCTCGAAGCGTTTTTACAACTATCGACCGGAACTACAGCAGCTTGCATTGACGGCGTGCATTTACAATCGCGATCCCACCTTTGGGTTAAACATTATTCGTGACCAAATTCGTCCGTTGTTCAACTTGAAAGGCGATGCATTCGCAGCAAAGATCAACCATCCACAGCTTTGGAATTTGTTCAATTTAGTCATCTTTATCAGTGGCGACGTACGGTATCATCGCTATTTGGCAAGGGTTTTCTTCCGCTCAGCGGGCATCGGTGTCTATCCGAAGGTGCTGATAGCAAACTATCATCTCAACTGCTCTACCTACAAGTATGCCTTAAATGAGTACAACAAAATATACCTCGTTACTAACGATCCACTGCACGCGATGATGATTGCTGTTACGTTGACACAAATTGCGTGTCAAAAGTTCACCAACAAGAAGCAATCGTTGATCGCACAGGCAAACGTGTTTATGGAAAAGTATCTCACCGGCCGACCGGAAGAATTACGCCACGAAGCCTTTTACAACTTGGGCCGTATGTATCACCAGTTGGGATTGCTGCATCTAGCGGTCGATTACTATAAACGGGTACTGAGCTTTGACAGTGCAGTTGTAAAGGAAAATCCGCAGTATTTGGACTTAAAGGCTGAGGCAGCGTTCAATTTGAGCTTTATCTACAAGCGAAGTGGAAATTATGAGCTAGCTCGTAAATATCTATATGAATACATACAAGTGTAA